One segment of Chelmon rostratus isolate fCheRos1 chromosome 17, fCheRos1.pri, whole genome shotgun sequence DNA contains the following:
- the LOC121621260 gene encoding dynein assembly factor 5, axonemal-like, with amino-acid sequence MAAMATGDQHAASEVLRGLARHLNCLNEDNKSTRKRALELIKRETVDKGLSSSVLQEVFSALLKPLLKCLSDPMERCRETAITTITEFIRCVPKPEESLPYLMPCLAQRLGDKEILEPAEELRLSAVEMLTLTLEVCGKHLAPYLNEMMNILQRTIVDPFPDVKRESCKCTVNLAKCVPEHFHMQAEGLVKPLMQTISHQHSRVRVSVIEATGAVIQHGTGKNVDDVVSHLAQRLFDDSPQVRKAVTAVVGDWLLHMRDRYSYFHKLIPLLLSSISDEIPEIRFLAADLWKQVGAQWETENEEDIKDKLDFLLTPPHFYPPGVERPGLGCRELVVRSLGRLVPAITHDVTDWLVPTRVRTSQLLSVLLLHAEDHSTQHLQPLLATLYRACTDTERDVVSNCLAAAKLLGTFVPPVVFLKLLLDHVTTPTSSSHPWAPLKVLAAVLGGCPKPLLKPHLEQIANALARPDVCQEYQQVMYLEQLLACVDVLLHQCESDCGSVSLQLLQVLVTVQSLSTEPHLSEKALESAQLLCKVQGLDSVMELYRLHMGQLLDWLSASVNTWCSYSPQRLQLHIIVMQSGPVIGEFVSQLMPLLRCSLQPDKDPEMRMSIFTMLAKLLLDATNTLDSQGRFRDESEKFLCDILLPNLVWHAGRTSAAVRTSVLSCLLALLHGGAVTPGQLLCLEEKLCPLVLSALEEDSQMSRLLACRSLSAVLKLIGTSLHPEALNKIYPELLKRLDDSSEEVRGVALQALGLWLSCLTKDYNPELCASHLQLLYQQLLLHLDDPDSSVQDRVLEVLKKASSVHPALLKTEVEAVRDKQRSPLYCEQLLHHISSLHTEAAAESPE; translated from the exons ATGGCAGCGATGGCGACTGGAGACCAGCATGCTGCCTCTGAAGTTTTGAGAGGACTCGCCCGACACTTAAACTGTCTAAACGAAGACAACAAGTCGACAAGAAAGAGGGCCCTTGAGCTAATCAAGAGGGAGACTGTAGATAAAGGACTTTCCAGCAGCGTCTTACAGGAGGTTTTCTCTGCCCTCCTCAAGCCGCTCCTCAAATGTCTGTCAGACCCGATGGAAAGATGCAGAGAAACCGCCATAACGACAATAACAGAGTTTATTCGCTGTGTCCCTAAACCGGAGGAGTCGCTGCCTTATCTCATGCCCTGTCTGGCTCAGAGGCTCGGGGACAAAGAGATCCTGGAGCCGGCGGAGGAGCTTCGGCTGTCGGCCGTGGAGATGTTGACTCTGACGTTGGAAGTGTGCGGGAAGCATTTAGCGCCGTATCTGAACGAAATGATGAACATATTGCAGAGAACCATCGTCGACCCTTTCCCAGATGTCAAAAGAGAAAGCTGCAAATGCACCGTGAATTTAGCGAAGTGTGTGCCAG AGCACTTTCACATGCAGGCTGAGGGTCTGGTCAAGCCTCTCATGCAGACGATTTCTCATCAGCACTCCCGGGTGCGAGTGTCTGTCATCGAGGCCACCGGGGCTGTCATTCAGCATGGCACTGGGAAAAACGTGGATGACGTGGTTTCTCACCTGGCACAGAGACTGTTTGACGACTCACCACAG GTGAGAAAAGCTGTGACTGCAGTTGTTGGTGATTGGCTACTTCACATGAGAGACAGATACTCTTACTTCCACAAACTCATTCCACTCTTGCTGAGCAGCATCAGTGATGAGATACCAGAAATAAG ATTTCTAGCAGCTGATTTATGGAAGCAGGTAGGCGCCCAGTGGGAGACGGAGAACGAGGAAGACATCAAGGACAAGTTGGACTTTCTCCTAACACCGCCTCACTTCTACCCCCCAGGAG TGGAGCGTCCAGGGCTGGGATGCAGGGAGCTTGTGGTGAGAAGCCTGGGCAGACTGGTACCGGCCATTACCCACGACGTGACCGACTGGCTGGTGCCCACACGGGTCAGGACgtctcagctgctgtctgtgctgctgctccacgCCGAGGACCACAGCACCCAGcacctgcagcctctcctgGCCACCCTCTACCGGGCCTGCACCGACACGGAGAGGGACGTGGTCAGCAAC TGCCTGGCAGCTGCTAAACTGTTGGGGACCTTTGTCCCTCCTGTGGTCttcctcaagctgctgctggatcaTGTGACGAcccccacctcttcctctcacccCTGGGCCCCTCTCAAGGTGCTGGCTGCGGTCCTGGGAGGCTGCCCCAAACCCCTCCTTAAACCACATCTCGAACAGATCGCCAACGCACTGGCCCGGCCCGACGTCTGCCAGGAATATCAACAG GTTATGTACTTGGAGCAGTTGTTGGCCTGCGTGGACGTGCTGCTACATCAGTGTGAGTCAGACTGTGGCTCagtcagcctgcagctgctgcaggtgcttGTCACTGTCCAGAGCCTCTCCACGGAGCCGCATCTCAGCGAAaag gcCTTGGAGAGTGCACAGCTCTTGTGTAAGGTGCAGGGCCTGGACTCAGTGATGGAACTCTATAGACTACATATGGGCCAGCTGCTGGACTggctgtctgcctctgtcaaCACCTGGTGCAGCTACTCCCCACAGAGACTCCAACTGCACATCATAGTCATGCAATCAG GTCCAGTGATTGGGGAGTTTGTGAGCCAGTTGATGCCTCTgctccgctgctccctccagccaGACAAAGACCCAGAGATGAGGATGAGCATCTTCACAATGCTTGCTAAGTTGCTACTGgatgcaacaaacacactggaTTCCCAGGG GCGTTTCCGTGACGAGTCAGAGAAGTTCCTGTGTGACATCTTGCTCCCCAACCTGGTGTGGCACGCGGGCCGTACTTCAGCTGCCGTCCGCACCTCAGTCCTCAGCTGTCTGCTGGCCCTGCTGCATGGAGGGGCCGTCACACCTGGacag ctgctgtgtctggagGAGAAACTGTGTCCTCTGGTGTTGTCGGCTCTGGAAGAAGACTCTCAGATGAGCAGGCTGTTAGCTTGTCGTTCTCTGTCCGCTGTTCTCAAGCTCATAGGAACCAGCCTGCACCCAGAGGCCCTCAACAAGATCTACCCCG agctgctgaagcGTCTGGACGACAGCAGCGAGGAGGTGCGCGGCGTTGCCCTTCAGGCCCTCGGGCTGTGGCTGTCCTGTCTGACCAAAGACTACAACCCTGAGCTCTGCGCTTctcatctgcagctcctctaccagcagctcctgctgcacCTCGACGACCCTGACAGCTCGGTGCAGGACCGAGTGCTCG